One window from the genome of Cryobacterium sp. GrIS_2_6 encodes:
- the map gene encoding type I methionyl aminopeptidase — protein MSLRRSIYKSPAQLRLMIAPGLATAASLDAARALMRAGVTTLELDAAAETAIVARGGLPNFKLEHGYFHTVCASVNEDVVHGIPGARVLAPGDIVSIDSGAILDGWNGDAAFSFVIPDPSRPEVVAERQRLSDVTEQSLWHGIARLAEAGYLNEVGDAIEDYIESQGSYGILTDYVGHGIGRSMHEAPPVFNYRVRQKGPEVKPGLVVAIEPMVVLGSIDTFVRDDDWTVATSDGLAAAHWEHSVAVHKDGIWVLTAEDGGAAQLAPLGVIPVPIP, from the coding sequence ATGAGCCTTCGTCGATCCATCTACAAGTCGCCGGCACAGTTGCGGCTGATGATCGCACCGGGCCTCGCGACCGCCGCGTCCCTCGACGCGGCCCGCGCTCTGATGCGGGCCGGTGTCACGACCCTCGAGCTCGATGCGGCCGCTGAGACCGCAATCGTGGCCCGCGGCGGCCTGCCGAACTTCAAGCTCGAGCACGGTTATTTTCACACGGTGTGCGCGAGCGTGAACGAGGACGTCGTCCACGGCATCCCGGGCGCCCGTGTCCTCGCCCCTGGCGACATCGTCTCGATCGACAGCGGTGCGATCCTCGACGGCTGGAACGGGGACGCCGCCTTCAGCTTCGTGATCCCGGACCCGAGCAGGCCTGAGGTCGTCGCCGAACGTCAGAGACTCTCCGACGTCACGGAGCAGTCCCTGTGGCACGGGATCGCCCGCCTCGCTGAGGCGGGGTACCTCAACGAGGTCGGCGACGCCATCGAGGACTACATCGAGTCGCAGGGCAGCTACGGCATCCTGACCGACTACGTCGGCCACGGCATCGGCCGGTCCATGCACGAAGCCCCTCCGGTCTTCAACTACCGGGTGCGCCAGAAGGGGCCGGAGGTCAAGCCCGGACTCGTCGTCGCCATCGAACCGATGGTCGTGCTCGGATCGATCGACACCTTTGTCCGTGACGACGACTGGACCGTCGCCACGAGTGACGGCCTCGCGGCCGCGCACTGGGAGCACAGCGTCGCCGTGCACAAGGACGGCATCTGGGTGCTCACCGCCGAGGACGGCGGCGCAGCCCAGCTCGCTCCCCTCGGCGTCATCCCCGTCCCCATCCCC